From Halodesulfovibrio sp.:
AAAACTAGACAGTGTAGTATTAGTAAATCAAATAGCGGATGAACCACTTGGCTCATCCGCTATTTTTATGCCGTACAGCTACAAGCTGTTGGGTGTTGGCGCTTGCTCTGCTATACTGCAAGCACAACCAACTATATGGCAACTCTGATTTCACTTGCGAATATACTATAAATTGACCGTACCCTACGCTCTTAACGCCAACATTTTTCCAAGTGTTTTGACAGAACCTTTTTTCGCAATATCAAAACACATAAAAACGTATTGTAACTATGGAGACACCCCACTTGCAGCCTGAAGACATGCAAAAAAAAGATATTCTCAGCACTCTCGGCTGGTCTGACAATTTCAGCCAGCAGCTTTCCGAAGACGAAACCACAGAACATATTGGTCGCGTCTGTAGTATTCATGCTGTTCTCATGAACGTGTGGGGTTCATTCGGCAAAGTCCAAATGCCATTACCGGGGAACTGGCTGGGCGGCAAAGCAGAAGCTAAGCCGACAGTCGGAGATTGGCTCGTTCTTGATAAAAATAAGCAGTACCCAGTACGTATGCTTGAACGTAAAACAGTATTTGTCCGCCGTTCTCCACAAAATGAAAAGACTGTCCAGCTGGTTGCGGCAAACCTAGATACTGTCTTCATTGTCTCTTCTTTGAACCATGACTTCAGCTTATCCCGCCTTGAACGTTACTTAGCACTCGCGCTTCAATGCGGCGCAGAGCCTGTTATTATTCTGACTAAAGCTGATGAGGCAGATACCTCTTTTGTTGAAGGCTGTGTAGCGGATGCAAAAAAGCTCTACAAAAACGTTCCCGTTATTGCTATAGATGGGCGAAAAGAACAGACAGCGGCGCTTTTGAAAGACTGGTGCGGGCATGGTCATTCTATTGCTCTTGTAGGTTCATCCGGTGTCGGTAAATCCACATTGATTAACACTATGATGGAAGAAGAGGTAACGCTCACAGGTGCAATTCGCGATGCCGACAGCAAGGGACGACACACCACCTCAAGCCGAACACTGTACGTAATGCCGTGCGGCGGCACTATCATGGATGTTCCGGGTTTTAGAGAACTTCAGCTTCCCGCGTGTGAAGACGCAGTAAAACAGGTCTTCCACGATATAGAGGAACTCATCGATCAATGTGCATTTGTAGACTGTCAGCACGATCAGGAGCCGGATTGCGCTGTCCAACAGGCAATCGCAGCGGGCAAACTGACTCAGCGAAGGCTGGACAACTACCATAAGCTTATTGAAGAGCAAGCACGTACAGGCACTGAGCGAACCTATACGAAACGTCAGGAACGCCAGATGGCACCGCGTCCTAAAACGGGTGGAAGACCTCGTCGCCGCTCTGGTGGAGGGAAAAAGGGTGGCAAGAAGAAAAAGAAAAAATAGTGGCTAGTAACGCTCTGCTTCTATCAAGCAGAGCGATGACCATCATACTATCTTCAAAAAAGCTGGATTCAGGCAGAATCTATCTCGAAAAGCGATAGATATACCATCTAGATAAACATCAAAGTTACGACCTGTCCAAGGTTCTACAGTTAATAGCCTCTGCAATATGCGGAACAGCTATATACTCTGCCCCTTCCAGATCGGCAATAGTTCGCGAAATTCGAAGCACACGGGTGTACGCTCTGGCAGAAAGCCCGAGGGCGTCTACTGCATTCCGCAGAAACGTACTCTCTGCATCTGTTATGGATATAAATTTTTCAAGCCAGCGTCCGGAAAGGTCTGCATTCGTTTTGAGCGGAGTCCCTCTATAACGCTCACTCTGAATGTTTCGTGCAGCCTCAATCCTATCGCGCATTTCTTCAGAACTGACACCTTCTGTTGACTGTAGGTCTTCATACTTTACAGCGGGAACTTCTACATGCAGGTCAATTCTATCCAACAATGGACCGGATAGCTTCGACCTGTAATTTGCTACCTGCCTGCTGTTGCAAATGCATGGGTGTCTGTCGTCAGTCAGATAGCCGCATGGACACGGATTCATAGCTGCCACCAGCATAAAGTCTGAAGGAAAAGACAATGAGATGCTGGAACGGCTGATTGTGACATTGCCGTCCTCAAGAGGTTGGCGCATAACTTCCAGCACGGACTTTTTGAATTCAGGAAGCTCATCCAAAAAAAGAACACCACGGTGGGCTAATGAAACCTCACCAGGTTTGGGGTATGTACCACCACCAACAAGTCCGACATCGGAAATAGTATGATGTGGAGATCGATATGGACGCTCTGTTATGAGTGATCGTTTTTTGCTGAGTAAGCCGGACACTGAATAAATTTTGGTTACTTCGAGAGTTTCATCGAAAGTCAATTGGGGCAGCACTGTTGGGATTCGCTTTGCAAGCATGGTCTTGCCGCTTCCCGGAGGTCCCACAAATAACAAGTTGTGATTACCCGCAGCGGCAATTTCAATCGCACGCTTTGCATGCTCCTGCCCTTTCACTTCGGAAAAATCATGCATCCATTCTGATGCAACGCTTCTTCCTGCCTGCGGCGGACTTGCTGGTTCAAAAATTGTCGTGCCTGCAAGATGCTCTAACACCTCTCCAAGCGTTGCCATAGAGTATACAGGAAGCCCTTCGACAACCGCAGCTTCTGCTGCATTATCCGGCGCAACAATGAGTCCTTTTGCGCCCATCTCCCGCGCATGAATAGCTATGGGCAACACACCAGAAACAGGTTTTAATTCTCCAGAAAGTGACAGCTCTCCTACAAAGAACCACCCCTGCAAAGATTCTGGTGCAAGCGCACCTGAAGCCCCAAGCAACCCTAAAGCAAGTGCCAAGTCATACCCGCTCCCTGCTTTCCGCTTATCAGCTGGCGCAAGGTTAACTGTTATGCGCGACGGAGGCAGCTTATGCCCCGTATTTTTTAATGCAGCCATCACACGTTCCTTTGCTTCGCGCACGGCTCCTTCTGCAAGACCAACCATAGTAAACGCTGGTAACCCTGCTCGGGTTAAGTCTACTTCCATCTCAACAGTAAACGCATCAATTCCTGCCAAAGCAGCACAGGAAACAACAGTAATCACAGCCACCCCGCATTTTCGTTCAAAATATATCTTTTTTTCAATATCCTTAGATAAAAGAGTATAGATTTTTAAAGAGCAACGCAATATTGCCGATTTACTACTCTAAGCACACTTTTATGTTTTGACCTCCTCCTATTATTTACGGTAACACCACCCTCCCGTGTGGGAGAAATGGGAACACCATGTCACACAGAAGAGTTGCTTTAAAAAAAAATTTACTTTATCTGCATAAATACGGTGCATAGAAGTAATTCAAAGAATTATGAATGCTCTACAGAGGAAGTGCATATGACAATACGGAATAGATTACTGCTATCTGTTACTTTGCTTTTCATCAGTACTGTTTTAATTTTATTTTCAAACAGTATATTTTCTGGTTCAGAAGATGATTTCATACGGCATATTATTCAAGGAATTCTCCTTGTTTTTTCTTTTTCTATTGTAGTTACGACTACAATAATGCTGCAAAAGCTTTTTTCTGATCCACTTAGTAGTATTCATGCCTATGCACAGCAGATTAAAAAAGGAAATTTTGAAGCACAGCTCAATGGTACATTCAGTTATGAATTGAATGATCTACATAATTCATTGTTAGACATTGTTTCTAGCTTCAAACACTATGCTTCTGAAGCGCAAAAGAATAATGACTACAATAAAATTGCAGAAGAGCAGGCACAGCGCGCATTAGACAACGCTAAAAAGCAAGAAGAAAAAGTGCAGAACATGCTCGAATCTATGCGCGAAGTCGCAAGCAGAGCGCACAATCTTTCAAATAATGCTTTCAAGGCAGTCCATGAATTATCAGCGCAAATTGAACAAGTGAATAACGGTGTAGATGTTCAGCATGAACGCATGACGGAAACTGCCACCGCCATGGAAGAAATGAACTGCACTGTTATTGAAGTTGCGCATAGCGCTTCCAGCACAGCAAATTCTGCGGCAAGTTCCAAAGAAAATGCCAAGACTGGTGCAGACGGAGTCCGCAGCGCTGTAGGATCCATCCTGCAAATGGAAAAACGTATTTTAAATCTGAAAGAAACGATGGGACAGCTTGGAATGCAGGCTGATGCCATCAGTCAGATTATGACTACCATCTCTGACATTGCAGATCAGACAAACCTGCTTGCTTTGAACGCAGCGATTGAAGCTGCCCGTGCTGGTGAAGCAGGACGAGGATTTGCAGTAGTTGCAGATGAAGTCCGTAAGCTTGCCGAAAAGACCATGCATGCCACCCAAGACGTGGGCGGTGCAATAACCCGCATCCAAACGCACGCCCAACAAAACGTGGAAGCTGTTGAACTTGCTGCACATGATATTGCGCTTTCAACGAAGGCGGCGACAGAATCCGGACATTTCATGGAAGAAATTGTTACCATTATTGACGAAACAGCAATTCAGGTAACTTCCATTGCTACAGCTTCTGAAGAACAATCCGCTGTATCCGAAGAAATTAACCGTGCAATTTCTGACGTAACTCGTATTGCTTCCGAAACTGCTACAGGAATGACCAGCGCAGCAAACGCTGTTGTAGAACTGTCGAGCCTTGTTGAAGAGCTGGACTCCATGATCTCCAGCCTTGCGCAGGGAGATGTCGATAGTGCAGCCGCCAGTGATGGTCCTTTATTCATTTGGAGCGATGATCTATCCGTAGGGCTCAACTCCATTGATAAGCAGCATAAGATGCTGGTCTCGTTAATTAACGAACTCCATGCCGCTATGAAATCACGCCGGAGCCAAAACGAGCTTCTTAGCGTAATCGATAATTTGAAAAACTACACTGTTACACATTTCGGATACGAAGAAGAACTCTTTGCAAAACACGGATATCCCGACACTATTGCACACAAAGAACAGCATCGGAAATTTGTAGCAGAAGTTGTTGATTTTGAAGCTGGAGTTCGCTCTGGCAAGCTGACAGTAACTATGGACGTTATGAAATTCCTCAAAGACTGGCTCACTCATCACATTAAGGGGACAGATAAGCAGTATAGTAAATTCCTTTCATCAAAAGGTGTTAACTAGCTGCACCAGCGCAGCTGAAAACACCGCATCAGTTTGTGACCTTCGGGGGAAGTGTCCCTTTTTTGCAACACCACGACTACTAATTTCAGTCAAAAGCCCAACACTAACTCGTTACTAAACGAGTTACAGGAGTAGAGACAAGTGTCACTCACCATCAAGCAAAAACTCATTCTACTCATCGCATCTGGATTGCTTGCTATCACTATCATTAGCGGCATCGGGGGGAGAACAGCGTCCAACATTTTCTCTTCCGTAGAGTCGGTAAACACTTACCAGGACATAACAAAAGGTCTTGCAGATTTTAAGTCCATTGCAAACGAATCGCTCTATCTTGCAATGAACTCATTTATCGATAAAGACCAAGGCGACATTTCTGCTGACCGCCTTAGAAGAATCGAAGAACTTTTCGACGCCAATGACGCTGCCTACGACTTTTTATTACCTTTCGTCGGCAACGTTAACTGGCTCCCACAAACGAAGCAGTCTATCGCGACTCTTCTTCAAATGACTAAGACTGACTTACGCAACATTATTGTCAATCTCACAACAACACAGAAGCGCCTGAATAGCGAACTTAAAACAGTTCAAGATAGAATTAACCAGCGCGCCATGCTTCTTATGAAGCTAGCTGATGATGTTTCTGTAAAATTTGCAAAGCGTGATGCACTCCCAAGCATTCAGCGCAAAGTTGCCCAGTTAAAGCTTGCAACCAACAAGTACACCCTTACCACTATGGAAATACTTCTCCATAAGGATAAAGGGGTATCTCCAGAAGAAAAAGCAGTGCTGACAGCACAGCTCAAGATTATTAATTCAAACATTGCATTCATTTCAGAGCGCTGCGCCCTTTTAAGTGAGCGTAAAGCTTGTTCCGCCATGAAGGACACTGCAAAGCAATTAAATACTGATGGAGCAAAAGAACTTACTGCACTTGTTACGGAATGGACAACAACGCTGCAAAATCTTGAACAACAGTTCCAAAATATTGGTGGCAAGCTGGACAATAGAGGAAACGAAGTCTTAACCCTCATTCAGCAACATATTGATGACATAACAGAAAAGGCAACCATCCTGACGCTGGAATCGCAAGAAGTATACGAAAGTAGCTTATGGGGTTACGGTATTACTTTTGGCGTTACTACTCTGCTTATTCTTGGACTTGGCATTATCGTAATTAAAGGCATTACAAAGCCAATGTTGCGTACTATTAACTACGCAAACTCCATTTCACGCGGTAATCTGGATGCAACTATCGACTATGCGCAGAACGACGAAATCGGCGAAGTTGTATCCGCAATCCAGCACATGGTTTCCATGCTCAAAAAGCTGATTGCCGAAGCAGATGAAATGAAACAGCAAGCAGATGAGAAAACAAACCTTGCAGAAAAAGCCTTGAATCAAGCTCAAGCTGCAAACGAGCAGGCAGAAAAAGCTAAGCGCGAGGGTATTGCAGAAGCAGCGTCTCGTCTTGCAAATGTTGTTTCATACGTGACAGGCTCTGCTAACGATCTGCAACAGTTGGTTCAAAAAACTTCTGAGCAGATTGAAGTACAGAACTCCCGTCTCACCGAGACTGCTATTTCAATGGAGCAAATGCACTCTACCGTCTTTGATGTTTCACAGAATGCTGCAAGCACTGCCCAGCACACTCAAGATGCTAAAGATACAGCCACACACGGGGCAGATACTGTTCACAAAGTAACCGATGGTGTTGCGACAGTTCAGAATAACTTTAACATCATGCAAAAAGAACTGGATGAGCTTAACACGCACGCTGACGGAATTGATGAAATCATGGGCGTGATTACAGACATTGCAGATCAGACAAACTTGCTGGCTCTGAACGCAGCTATTGAAGCTGCTCGTGCTGGTGAGGCTGGACGTGGATTTGCAGTAGTAGCAGACGAAGTCCGTAAGTTGGCTGAAAAAACTATGCAGGCAACACACGAAGTAGGCAGTGCAGTTAACGCTATTCAATCTGGAACTCACAGCACTGTTCGAGGCATGCACAATACAACCTCAGCTGTTTCTGAAGTAACTGTACTTGCGAATGAAGCTGGAGAAAACCTGAACAGCATTGTATCCCTTGTTCAAACCTCCAGCGAACAGGTTGCCTCTATCGCAGCCGCAGCAGAAGAACAGTCGACTGCCAGCGAAGAGATCAACGGCGCTGTTGCAAATGTTTCCCGTATTTCACAGGAAGTATTTGAAGCAATGCAGGCGGCACAAAGCACTCTCGGTACGCTGGCAAATCAGGCAAATGAACTTCAGGATATTATTACTGATCTGCAAAACAGCTAATCCTTTGTGCACCTGAGTATAAGAACGGTATTTGTATCAAGAAATTGCATATCGAGTTTCATAAAAAACATGAAACCATTGCAGGTTATTAATCACTATATCAGCCCCGAAAGTGACATAACACTAAATGCTGCAAGCAAGTGTTTTTATACATTTGCACAATACGGTACAGATACAATACAAAGATAACGACAGCTCTGCTTGTAACACGCACAACTACTTGCTGCGTGTTACGGCAGAGCATAAAAAAAATCTCCTGCCAGTTTCCTGACAGGAGATTTTTTTTATTAGCTTCCTTTACTGCTGAACTAACATGCCTAATCTATCCCAACGAATAGATCGCATACCGTCCATCGACCAGTAAATAATCAAAGCATTGCCGACTATTGCATCACGGTCAACAAATCCCCAAAAGCGGGAATCGTATGATTCGTCACGGTTATCGCCAAGCATGAGGTACTTACCTTTCGGGACAATTACAGGACCGTAGTTGTCACCGGGACCCGGCATCATTTTTGTGTGCTGCACATATGGTTCGTTAATTTTTCGACCATTTCTGTATAGCACCTTGTTGCGAATTTCGATGGTGTCACCCGGAATACCAATGACACGCTTTATGTAGTGAACGGAAGGATTTTTCGGGTATTCAAATACCACAATATCTTCTCGTTCAGGGTCGCCTACTGAGATCATCTCTCCACCCTGCACTACAGAGTAGCGTGCCCACATAGACGGTGCATCCGGATTCGTTTCTTTGATTGAAAACGGAAAACGGACACCGTACGCAAACTTATTAACCAGCAGATAGTCACCAATCTGCAATGTCTGGAGCATGGAGCCGGACGGAATAGTAAAAGCCTGCACAACAAAAGAGCGGATAATCAATGCCAGAATAAGTGCTACCCCGAGGGCTTCAATATATTCCCGCAATCCACTTTTACTTGATGTATTACCCATGTATTCAATACCTGCTTAGTTAGCCCGCAGCGCGGGCAGTCACATCTAATCGTCGCCAATTTTGAGAGCCGCAAGGAACGCTTCCTGAGGTAACTCAATATTACCCATGCGTTTCATGCGCTTTTTACCCTCTTTCTGCTTCTCAAGCAGCTTACGCTTACGTGAAATATCACCACCGTAACATTTAGCAGTAACGTTTTTACGTAACGGCGCATTACGTTCTCGTGCAATAATCTTCTGCCCGATGGCAGCCTGCACAACAACTTCATATAACTGACGCGGAATGCTGCGTTTTAATTTAAGCGCTACCGCACGACCATGATAGTATGCTTTATCTTTATGAACGATAGTCGCGAGAGCATCTACCGGATCACCGTTGATAAGCATATCGAGCTTAACAAGATTGGCTTCGCGATAGTCGACAATCTCGTAGTCCATGGAGGCGTAGCCTTTAGTGTATGATTTTAATTTATCGAAGAAGTCATACACAATCTCTGCAAACGGCAGTTCATATGTAATGATAACACGGTTTGTTGTTAGATACTTCATATCTTTTTGAATACCGCGTTTTTCTTCGCAAAGTTTTAATACGTTTCCGACATATTCGTCTGGAACGTGAATTTCGCAACGTACAAATGGCTCGAACAACGCTTCTGTCTTACTTGGATCAGGAAGCTTTGCAGGGTTATCCACTTCGTGCGTTATGCCATCTGCTGTTTGAACCTTGTAGATAACAGATGGAGCCGTTGCGATAAGATCAATATTAAATTCTCGCTCAATGCGCTCTTGAATAATTTCCATGTGCAACAGCCCAAGGAAACCACAACGGAAACCGAAACCCAGCGCTTGCGAAGTTTCTGCTTCATACTGGAACGCAGCGTCATTCAGCTGCAATTTTTCAAGCGCATATTTCAGGTTCTCATAATCCTGAGAATCTGAAGGATACAAGCCGCAGTACACCATTGGCTGTACTTCTTTAAAACCCGGGATGGCTTCTTCCGAAGGGTTGCTTGCAAGAGTAATGGTATCACCGACTTTCGCATCGCCCAGCTCTTTAATAGTCGCACAAAGGAAACCTACCTCACCGGCAGACATTTCCTTCATTTCAACCATCTCAGGACTAAACACACCAAGACGGGTAATATCGTATTCTTTCTCGGTAGCCATAAGGCGAATTTTATCACCCTTCTTAACGGTACCGTCAACAATACGGAACATGACAATAACACCCTGATATGAATCATACCAAGAGTCAAAGATAAGTGCTTTGAGAGGTGCGTCTTTATCACCTTTAGGAGCAGGCAGACGCTCTACGATTGCTTCAAGAACCTGATCGACGTTCAGACCGGTTTTTGCGCTGACGCCGACAGCCTCAGTAGCATCAAGACCGATACTTTCTTCAATCTCAGATCCAACACGGTCTACATCTGCACTTGGAAGATCGATTTTGTTCAGCACAGGAACAATCTCGTGATCGTGATCCAGTGCAAGATACACGTTGGCTAGTGTCTGCGCTTCTACGCCCTGTGTGGAATCCACAACAAGCAATGCGCCTTCACATGCAGCAAGAGAGCGGGATACTTCGTACCCGAAGTCAACGTGACCCGGAGTATCAATAAGGTTCAAAACGTATTCTTCACCGTTTTTTGCCTTGTACGGAATACGTACCGCCTGTGCCTTAATGGTAATACCGCGCTCGCGTTCAAGCTCCATGCGGTCGAGATACTGCTCACGCTGGTCTCTCTCACTTACCAGACCGGTAATTTCAAGAATACGGTCCGCAAGAGTTGATTTACCATGATCGATGTGTGCAATAATGCTGAAATTTCGAATATTATCCAGTTTCGCCATATAGTCTCGGACGGCCGTTTCCGGCACTCCTCCTGTAAAAAGCTAATACATGAAAAAGCTACAACCGCTATAACGCTTGCAACTCCATTGTTTTCGTAACTTGTTGAACGTACTTACATACGCCATTCTGTCTGTAAAGTCTAACTCTGACAAGCAGGAAAAACCGGACTGCTGACAAGGTAACGTTACTTTTGTGAGCCACTGTATTTAATAGCGCAACAGTAGATACGTGAGCCGATAATACTGTAATACATACCGCAAATGCGTTTTACTTTCTCTAGGGTCTTAGATTTGAAACACACACAACCATGAGGAGTTTCTACCATGAGAATGGTAAAGATTTGCATGTTCATATTCTGCGCAGCTATGCTCTTTGCACCACAGGCTGCCCAGTCTGAAGAAATGTCGCAACATAGCAGCATCATGAGACACCAGAATCCACAACACCAGACAATCATGCGGCATGGCACAAATCAGCCGCATATGATGCATCACGATACGATGACACAACCAAAGTCACATGATCCCGAAATGATGGGACAGGAAATGCCGAAGCAGCATCAGCACATGATGCAGGACCCTGAAATGGGGTCTATGCCTCGTCATTACACATCTCCAAACGGCGTAACAAAACACCGTAACCCTCCAGTACAGCGTATGAGTTCCGAATCAATACGTATGCGTCAGCAAATGATGCAACCAAGCACCATGAATCATCAAATGGGTATGTATCAAGGGACGGTATATCGCAGCCAGACAGGTCATCCAGCCCTTAAAGGCGGTTGCCCTATGTGCGCAAAAATAAATGCTGCCAGCCTTACCCCGCAGCAGCGCGCTAATCTGCTTCGCACACTTACTGAATTTTCTTCAGAAACTGATCCTATGTACAACAAACTGCTTATGCTGAAGCAAGAAAAGCTCAACTTGCAGCGCTCAGCATTCGACTCCCCTGCTAAACGTGCAAACATTGAGGTACAGCGTGAGCAAGTCCGCAAGGCTCTGATGGGAAAGCTCAAAAGACAACAAAAAGTGCTCAACAGTGAGTACGGACTAAATGTTACATCCCGCGATATGCTGTTACACAGAATCCATCGTATGAAAATGCAGTCTCCGGGAACCATGCAAGTTATGCACAGCCAGCCTGTGCAAACCCAAGTTGTACCCGTAAGTGCTCCACAGGGAACTCCACACGGTTACCGCTCACCGCAGGAAATGAATCCTAATTATAATCAAGAATACCTCATGAACGCTCCTATGCGTGAAGCATACACCGGACAAACATACCAGTAACATTCTGCGATCAAAAAGCCCCATGCTGGCGCATAAAAACGCTTGGCATGGGGTTTATTTGTGTCGGCATCTATTAATCATCTATCACAATATATGGAGCAACTCATGCTGCACTAAACATATTTAGCAAGCCGCATTCTATCTACACATATCGAACAGTAAGCCCGCATAAATTGCATTGCAATTCCCGACAGCTCACTCACCAGATATTATTCAGCTTTCAGCACAACTATTGTAATATCATCAAGCTGTGGCTCTTCGCCTCTGAAGTCCTTTACAGCATTTGCTACTGCATGCAGAATTCCAGCCGAGGTCTGATTATAATTTTTGCGAATCACTGCTTTCAACCTCTCCTTACCGAACATATTTTGTTCAGAGTCTGTAGCTTCCCATATACCATCAGTTCCTATGAGCATCACTTCTCCTGAACGTAAGGAATCACAACAAACCTCTTCATATTTTGTATCCGGCAGGACTCCCAATGGTAAACCATGCGCCTTTAGCTCTCTAAACTCCTGTGTATTCGCATCAAAAACAAGAGCAGGGTCATGTCCGGCACTTGCCCATTTTATTTGCCGTTGCTCACCGGAAAGTTGTAGGCAGAACAATGTGACAAAACGCCCAGTTCCGTAGCAGTCCCTCGCTAACAATGCATTTGTGTTGGAAAGAAGATGTGCCGGAGAGTGTTCATACTCCGCTTGCATTCGCAAATACGCCCGTGTTGTTGCCATAAGCAATGCAGCACCTATACCGTGCCCTGTCACATCCCCTAACACAACGACAGTCTCGTCCTGAGCATCGCCTAGCCCTTCAAGAAAATCAAAAAAATCACCACCGGTTTCGTCACTGAATATCGACGTTGCCGCAATATCCAATCCTTCGTATTCAACACGCTTTTTCGGAAAAAATGTCTGCTGCATTTCCCCTGCAACCTTCAAGCCTTCCATCATACGAATACGGTCACGCAGCCCTGTAATCATAGTATTAGTATGTCCAGCGATGACGCCGAATTCATCCGATGTCATCACCGGCACAAATTCATCCATATCACCCTCTGTCACTCGCTCTAAAATGCCAGTCTGCGCTTTAAACAACATGCGTAAATTTAGAGAATAAGAATAGAGAAGGTTCACTATGAAACCAAGAAGCACCAACATGATGAACGCAATATCAATAATTATGGACTTACGAGTAAGCATAATGTGCAGCTGACTAATCCGCACAGGCATAGAGCTGAGAAGAAATAAATCCCGGGTAACTACTGCAATAATCAGCGTAGCAAAAAGCACTATAGTAACTGTACCAAAAAAGAAGAATTTCGTTGTAATTGGATAGTATACCTGCGGCAACGAGTACGTCCACTTCATCGAGTCAGACATTTGCATGACATTACGGTTATGTTGCAATGCAAGGTCAATCGCTACAAAAAAACCGACAGTAAACGTCCCCATAAATACCTTGAGACCACTTTCGACGAACGGAAATCCGTACACTATTGTGTTGAATGCAAGCATTCCCAATCCGGCAACAATAAAAATACTGAAATCAATCCAGCCAACAAAGCTCGCTTGTACTGTTAATTTCTGCTTCAACACT
This genomic window contains:
- the lepA gene encoding translation elongation factor 4, which translates into the protein MAKLDNIRNFSIIAHIDHGKSTLADRILEITGLVSERDQREQYLDRMELERERGITIKAQAVRIPYKAKNGEEYVLNLIDTPGHVDFGYEVSRSLAACEGALLVVDSTQGVEAQTLANVYLALDHDHEIVPVLNKIDLPSADVDRVGSEIEESIGLDATEAVGVSAKTGLNVDQVLEAIVERLPAPKGDKDAPLKALIFDSWYDSYQGVIVMFRIVDGTVKKGDKIRLMATEKEYDITRLGVFSPEMVEMKEMSAGEVGFLCATIKELGDAKVGDTITLASNPSEEAIPGFKEVQPMVYCGLYPSDSQDYENLKYALEKLQLNDAAFQYEAETSQALGFGFRCGFLGLLHMEIIQERIEREFNIDLIATAPSVIYKVQTADGITHEVDNPAKLPDPSKTEALFEPFVRCEIHVPDEYVGNVLKLCEEKRGIQKDMKYLTTNRVIITYELPFAEIVYDFFDKLKSYTKGYASMDYEIVDYREANLVKLDMLINGDPVDALATIVHKDKAYYHGRAVALKLKRSIPRQLYEVVVQAAIGQKIIARERNAPLRKNVTAKCYGGDISRKRKLLEKQKEGKKRMKRMGNIELPQEAFLAALKIGDD
- a CDS encoding SpoIIE family protein phosphatase; this encodes MRAFVLYFVGFLIIYIYNGRICPFVSDLPAWQIGFIVFIPLAVGYMARTILFAQLVLKQKLTVQASFVGWIDFSIFIVAGLGMLAFNTIVYGFPFVESGLKVFMGTFTVGFFVAIDLALQHNRNVMQMSDSMKWTYSLPQVYYPITTKFFFFGTVTIVLFATLIIAVVTRDLFLLSSMPVRISQLHIMLTRKSIIIDIAFIMLVLLGFIVNLLYSYSLNLRMLFKAQTGILERVTEGDMDEFVPVMTSDEFGVIAGHTNTMITGLRDRIRMMEGLKVAGEMQQTFFPKKRVEYEGLDIAATSIFSDETGGDFFDFLEGLGDAQDETVVVLGDVTGHGIGAALLMATTRAYLRMQAEYEHSPAHLLSNTNALLARDCYGTGRFVTLFCLQLSGEQRQIKWASAGHDPALVFDANTQEFRELKAHGLPLGVLPDTKYEEVCCDSLRSGEVMLIGTDGIWEATDSEQNMFGKERLKAVIRKNYNQTSAGILHAVANAVKDFRGEEPQLDDITIVVLKAE